In Kineococcus rhizosphaerae, the following proteins share a genomic window:
- a CDS encoding 6-pyruvoyl trahydropterin synthase family protein, giving the protein MYSLTVRDRVMVAHSFTGEVFGPAQRLHGATFVVEATFRRSALDADGLVVDIGVASRVLREVLAQLDYRNLDDVPELAGRNTTTEFLCGWIAGRLAEALPATGLEQISVLLRESDVAWAAYDVTL; this is encoded by the coding sequence GTGTACTCGCTGACCGTCCGGGACCGCGTCATGGTCGCCCACAGCTTCACGGGGGAGGTGTTCGGCCCGGCGCAGCGCCTGCACGGGGCGACGTTCGTCGTGGAGGCCACGTTCCGCCGTTCCGCGCTCGACGCCGACGGGCTCGTCGTCGACATCGGGGTGGCCTCGCGGGTGCTGCGCGAGGTGCTGGCGCAGCTGGACTACCGCAACCTCGACGACGTGCCGGAGCTCGCGGGCCGCAACACCACGACGGAGTTCCTCTGCGGCTGGATCGCGGGTCGGCTGGCCGAGGCGCTGCCCGCGACGGGGCTGGAGCAGATCTCGGTGCTGCTGCGCGAGTCCGACGTCGCGTGGGCCGCGTACGACGTGACGCTGTGA
- a CDS encoding zinc-dependent alcohol dehydrogenase, translating to MSVAQALWTTGPGRAELREEFLPVIGAADVEVRTEFSAVSRGTEALVLSGGVPPSQHDAMRAPYQSGEFPYPVKYGYLSVGVVEQAGPRAQDLVGRRVFCLHPHQDRYVVPASAVLPVPAGVPAGRAVLAGMLETAVNGVWDAQLGIGDRVSVVGAGVLGLLVATLAARVPGTDVEAVDVRTERAGTAERLGFRLVAPDDARRERDVVLHTSGTGPGLTTGLQLLGDEGLLTELSWYGDRTVEVGLGEGFHARRLTIRASQVGRVPPARAPRWTTRRRLALALDLLADETFDALLDGVSPFAEAAEVLPRVAAAGGDALCHRFSY from the coding sequence GTGAGCGTCGCGCAGGCCCTGTGGACCACCGGACCCGGCCGGGCCGAGCTCCGCGAGGAGTTCCTGCCCGTCATCGGCGCCGCCGACGTGGAGGTCCGCACCGAGTTCTCCGCCGTGAGCCGGGGGACCGAGGCGCTGGTGCTGTCCGGGGGTGTTCCCCCCAGCCAGCACGACGCCATGCGCGCCCCCTACCAGTCCGGGGAGTTCCCCTACCCGGTGAAGTACGGGTACCTGTCCGTCGGGGTCGTCGAGCAGGCCGGCCCGCGCGCGCAGGACCTCGTGGGGCGCAGGGTGTTCTGCCTGCACCCGCACCAGGACCGCTACGTCGTGCCCGCCTCGGCGGTGCTGCCCGTCCCGGCCGGTGTCCCCGCCGGGCGGGCCGTGCTGGCGGGGATGCTGGAGACCGCGGTCAACGGGGTGTGGGACGCGCAGCTGGGCATCGGCGACCGGGTCAGCGTCGTGGGCGCCGGGGTGCTGGGCCTGCTCGTGGCGACGCTGGCCGCCCGGGTGCCCGGCACCGACGTGGAGGCCGTCGACGTGCGCACCGAGCGCGCCGGGACCGCCGAGCGCCTCGGGTTCCGGCTGGTGGCCCCCGACGACGCCCGCCGCGAGCGCGACGTCGTGCTGCACACCAGCGGGACGGGGCCCGGGCTCACGACCGGGTTGCAGCTGCTGGGCGACGAGGGGCTGCTCACCGAGCTCAGCTGGTACGGCGACCGCACGGTCGAGGTCGGGCTGGGCGAGGGGTTCCACGCGCGCCGCCTGACCATCCGCGCCTCCCAGGTGGGGCGCGTCCCCCCGGCGCGGGCGCCGCGCTGGACCACCCGCCGCCGGCTGGCCCTCGCCCTGGACCTGCTCGCCGACGAGACGTTCGACGCGCTGCTCGACGGCGTCAGCCCGTTCGCGGAGGCCGCCGAGGTGCTGCCCCGGGTCGCGGCCGCCGGCGGGGACGCCCTGTGCCACCGCTTCAGCTACTGA
- a CDS encoding alpha/beta hydrolase family protein, whose product MNGRRAALVGAVATTAAATVTGAVLTATAVSFARAVVTPRRHKPDDVEVLQVGPRRVVLSATADSVVPGRYGVWTDGGRGHFRVGRVLEVTPERVTRELLGVDAGTPAPGHARWNQYYYAGDPTTALGLEHEDLTITSAVGDLPCWFVPAPAAGGAAEQEDRDTWALLVHGRGATREEALRAIPVLHGLGLPCLVPSYRNDAEAPEARPGRYGLGDTEWRDVEAAARHALDHGARRLLVVGWSMGGAILLQFVARSDLAGTVVALVLDGPVVDWYDVLDHQARRRGVPIRLGRYGLQLLGHPLGRRLVGLEGPVDLRTMDWVTRAEELLLPVLLLHSDADDYVPSGPSQRLAQARPDLVTYVASSTARHTKEWNVDPARWESEVAEFVRSKLEVVP is encoded by the coding sequence GTGAACGGGCGCCGCGCCGCGCTCGTGGGGGCCGTGGCCACGACCGCCGCCGCGACCGTCACCGGCGCCGTGCTGACCGCGACGGCGGTCTCCTTCGCCCGGGCGGTCGTCACCCCGCGCCGGCACAAGCCCGACGACGTCGAGGTCCTGCAGGTCGGGCCCCGCCGCGTCGTCCTGTCGGCCACCGCCGACTCGGTCGTCCCGGGCCGCTACGGCGTGTGGACCGACGGCGGCCGGGGGCACTTCCGCGTCGGGCGGGTCCTGGAGGTCACGCCCGAGCGCGTCACCCGGGAACTGCTGGGCGTCGACGCGGGGACCCCGGCGCCGGGGCACGCGCGGTGGAACCAGTACTACTACGCCGGCGACCCCACCACGGCGCTCGGGCTCGAGCACGAGGACCTGACGATCACCAGCGCGGTGGGCGACCTGCCCTGCTGGTTCGTGCCGGCCCCCGCCGCGGGGGGCGCGGCGGAGCAGGAGGACCGGGACACCTGGGCGCTCCTCGTCCACGGTCGCGGCGCCACCCGCGAGGAGGCGCTGCGCGCGATCCCCGTCCTGCACGGCCTGGGCCTGCCGTGCCTGGTGCCGAGCTACCGCAACGACGCCGAGGCCCCCGAGGCGAGACCCGGCCGGTACGGGCTGGGCGACACCGAGTGGCGCGACGTCGAGGCCGCCGCGCGACACGCCCTGGACCACGGGGCCCGCCGGCTGCTGGTCGTCGGGTGGTCGATGGGCGGGGCGATCCTGCTGCAGTTCGTGGCCCGCTCGGACCTGGCCGGCACGGTCGTCGCCCTCGTGCTCGACGGCCCCGTCGTCGACTGGTACGACGTCCTGGACCACCAGGCGCGCCGGCGGGGGGTGCCGATCCGGCTGGGGCGCTACGGGTTGCAGCTCCTCGGGCACCCGCTCGGGCGGCGCCTGGTCGGCCTCGAGGGGCCGGTGGACCTGCGGACGATGGACTGGGTGACGCGCGCGGAGGAACTCCTCCTGCCGGTCCTGCTGCTGCACTCCGACGCCGACGACTACGTGCCGTCGGGTCCCTCGCAGCGGCTGGCGCAGGCCCGCCCCGACCTGGTGACGTACGTCGCGAGCAGCACGGCGCGGCACACCAAGGAGTGGAACGTCGACCCCGCGCGCTGGGAGTCGGAGGTCGCCGAGTTCGTCAGGTCGAAACTGGAGGTCGTCCCGTGA
- the msrB gene encoding peptide-methionine (R)-S-oxide reductase MsrB, protein MTAHTPETSRKTYDVTKTDEQWRAQLDPMEYHVLRQAGTERPFTGEYEDTETEGVYACRACGAELFTSDEKFNAHCGWPAFYDPKDSSAVELLEDDSLGMRRVEVRCATCGSHLGHVFEGEGFPTPTDQRYCINSISLTLRPTQA, encoded by the coding sequence ATGACTGCGCACACGCCCGAGACCAGCCGCAAGACCTACGACGTCACGAAGACCGACGAGCAGTGGCGCGCCCAGCTGGACCCGATGGAGTACCACGTGCTGCGCCAGGCCGGCACCGAGCGCCCCTTCACCGGCGAGTACGAGGACACCGAGACCGAGGGCGTGTACGCGTGCCGCGCGTGCGGGGCCGAGCTGTTCACCAGCGACGAGAAGTTCAACGCCCACTGCGGGTGGCCGGCGTTCTACGACCCCAAGGACTCCTCGGCCGTGGAACTGCTCGAGGACGACTCCCTGGGCATGCGCCGCGTGGAGGTGCGCTGCGCCACGTGCGGTTCGCACCTGGGGCACGTGTTCGAGGGCGAGGGTTTCCCGACCCCCACGGACCAGCGGTACTGCATCAACTCGATCAGCCTCACCCTGCGGCCCACGCAGGCCTGA
- the hemQ gene encoding hydrogen peroxide-dependent heme synthase: MSEHAAPTADQINDTIAYTMWSVFAVETTLGEADRAAYAQEVQDLLDELTGKGLVVRGLYDVAGLRADADLMFWWYAPTVELVQEAYRRFRTTRLGKHLTPVWSVVGLHRPAEFNRGHVPAFMSGEEARDYMSVYPFVRSYDWYLLPEDERRKMLRDHGLAARPYEDVRANTVSAFALGDYEWILAFEADELHRIVDLMRELRNTEARRHVREEVPFFTGPRVELGELVSTLP, translated from the coding sequence ATGTCCGAGCACGCAGCACCCACCGCCGACCAGATCAACGACACCATCGCCTACACCATGTGGTCCGTCTTCGCCGTCGAGACCACCCTGGGCGAGGCCGACCGGGCCGCCTACGCCCAGGAGGTCCAGGACCTGCTCGACGAGCTCACCGGCAAGGGGCTGGTCGTCCGCGGCCTGTACGACGTCGCCGGTCTGCGCGCCGACGCCGACCTCATGTTCTGGTGGTACGCCCCGACCGTCGAACTGGTCCAGGAGGCCTACCGCCGCTTCCGGACCACCCGCCTCGGCAAGCACCTGACGCCCGTCTGGTCCGTCGTCGGGCTGCACCGCCCCGCCGAGTTCAACCGCGGCCACGTCCCGGCGTTCATGTCCGGGGAGGAGGCCCGCGACTACATGAGCGTCTACCCGTTCGTGCGCTCCTACGACTGGTACCTGCTGCCCGAGGACGAGCGCAGGAAGATGCTGCGCGACCACGGACTGGCGGCGCGTCCCTACGAGGACGTGCGGGCCAACACGGTCTCCGCGTTCGCCCTGGGCGACTACGAGTGGATCCTCGCCTTCGAGGCCGACGAGCTGCACCGCATCGTCGACCTCATGCGCGAGCTGCGGAACACCGAGGCCCGACGCCACGTCCGCGAGGAGGTCCCGTTCTTCACCGGGCCGCGGGTCGAGCTGGGGGAACTGGTCTCCACCCTGCCCTGA
- the hemG gene encoding protoporphyrinogen oxidase — MTPRAVPRVVPRVVVVGGGLSGLVAAWELSGGLDDGHGLDVAVDVEVLEASPVLGGVLQRADVGGLTVDLGAESMLARRPEGTDLAGELGLDLVHPATTRAAVATGTGLRPLPAGTVMGVPRSAESVRDLLPAADADRVAAEPEHPAEPLAHDVSVGDYVADRVGDAVVDRLVEPLLGGVYAGHARRLSLQATVPALWAHARRGGSLLRGLGPAPQVTGPVFAGLDGGLARLPLALADRLRARGVTLRTGTGVTRLERTPTGWLVDGRPADAVVLAVPAPAAARLLGTAVPAAAAELGAVETASMVITALAVPAADLVGLQGSGVLVPPVIAAAEGLRAKALTLSGNKWDWVGHQSPDLAVLRVSLGRAGETEALEADDADVLRWAAADAGQLLGRDLHPVDHAVVRWVDGLPQYAVGHLDRVARIRSAVAAAGHLALCGSVLDGVGVPACIGAARRAAREVAAGLAGR, encoded by the coding sequence ATGACCCCCCGGGCCGTCCCGCGGGTCGTTCCCCGGGTCGTGGTCGTCGGCGGTGGCCTGTCCGGTCTCGTCGCCGCCTGGGAGCTGTCGGGCGGCCTCGACGACGGCCACGGCCTCGACGTCGCGGTCGACGTCGAGGTCCTGGAGGCCTCCCCGGTCCTCGGCGGGGTCCTGCAGCGCGCCGACGTCGGCGGCCTCACCGTCGACCTGGGCGCCGAGTCCATGCTCGCGCGCCGTCCCGAGGGCACCGACCTGGCCGGTGAGCTCGGCCTCGACCTCGTCCACCCCGCCACCACGCGCGCCGCCGTGGCCACCGGGACCGGTCTGCGCCCCCTGCCCGCCGGGACCGTCATGGGGGTGCCCCGCAGCGCGGAGTCGGTCCGCGACCTCCTGCCCGCCGCCGACGCCGACCGCGTCGCGGCCGAACCCGAGCACCCCGCCGAGCCCCTCGCGCACGACGTCAGCGTCGGGGACTACGTCGCCGACCGCGTCGGGGACGCCGTCGTGGACCGCCTCGTCGAGCCCCTGCTCGGCGGGGTCTACGCCGGCCACGCCCGGCGGCTGTCCCTGCAGGCCACCGTGCCGGCCCTGTGGGCCCACGCCCGCCGCGGCGGCTCGCTCCTGCGCGGGCTCGGACCGGCGCCGCAGGTCACCGGGCCCGTCTTCGCCGGCCTCGACGGCGGCCTGGCCCGCCTGCCGCTGGCCCTGGCCGACCGGCTGCGCGCGCGCGGCGTCACGCTCCGCACCGGCACCGGCGTCACCCGCCTGGAGCGCACCCCCACCGGCTGGCTCGTCGACGGCCGCCCGGCCGACGCCGTCGTCCTCGCGGTGCCCGCCCCCGCCGCCGCGCGGCTGCTGGGCACCGCCGTGCCCGCCGCGGCGGCCGAGCTGGGCGCCGTCGAGACCGCGAGCATGGTCATCACCGCGCTCGCCGTCCCCGCCGCCGACCTCGTCGGTCTGCAGGGCTCGGGGGTCCTCGTCCCGCCCGTCATCGCGGCCGCCGAGGGCTTGCGCGCCAAGGCGTTGACCCTGTCGGGCAACAAGTGGGACTGGGTGGGGCACCAGAGCCCGGACCTGGCCGTGCTGCGGGTCTCGCTGGGGCGGGCGGGGGAGACCGAGGCCCTGGAGGCCGACGACGCCGACGTGCTGCGCTGGGCCGCGGCCGACGCCGGCCAACTGCTGGGCCGCGACCTGCACCCCGTCGACCACGCCGTCGTCCGCTGGGTCGACGGCCTGCCCCAGTACGCCGTGGGGCACCTGGACCGGGTCGCGAGGATCCGCTCGGCCGTCGCGGCCGCCGGTCACCTGGCGCTGTGCGGGTCGGTCCTCGACGGCGTCGGCGTGCCCGCCTGCATCGGCGCGGCCCGTCGCGCCGCACGGGAGGTCGCCGCCGGGCTCGCGGGGCGCTGA
- the hemE gene encoding uroporphyrinogen decarboxylase, giving the protein MPRRGSIARVNSPYLHAARGGTTPSRTPVWFMRQAGRSLPEYRRVRAGTTMLESCRRPELVAEITLQPVRRYDVDAAVFYSDIVVPLEAAGVGVEIVPGTGPVIAEPVRTRADLDRIPELSLEQLQHVTDAVRLTTAQLGDVPLIGFAGAPFTLASYLVEGGPSRDLLRTKALMHADPQLWHDLAARLARITGTFLRAQVLAGASAVQLFDSWVGSVPLTTYTDLVAPHSAAALAHVADLDVPRTHFGTGTGELLGAMAAIDGGVDVLGVDFRVPLDVGAARGRAGAGRPVAVQGNLDPALLFAPWDVLRADLHRILAEGERAGAGHVVNLGHGVPPTADPDVLQRVVEEVHAWRG; this is encoded by the coding sequence CTGCCACGCCGTGGGAGCATCGCTCGCGTGAACTCGCCCTACCTGCACGCCGCCCGTGGCGGGACCACCCCCTCCAGGACCCCCGTGTGGTTCATGCGCCAGGCCGGGCGCTCCCTGCCGGAGTACCGCCGGGTGCGGGCCGGGACGACCATGCTGGAGTCCTGCCGCCGCCCCGAGCTGGTCGCCGAGATCACCCTGCAGCCCGTGCGGCGCTACGACGTCGACGCCGCCGTCTTCTACTCCGACATCGTCGTGCCCCTGGAGGCCGCCGGCGTCGGCGTCGAGATCGTCCCCGGCACCGGCCCCGTGATCGCCGAGCCCGTGCGCACCCGCGCCGACCTCGACCGCATCCCCGAGCTGTCCCTGGAGCAGCTGCAGCACGTCACCGACGCCGTCCGGCTCACGACGGCCCAGTTGGGCGACGTCCCGCTCATCGGGTTCGCCGGGGCCCCCTTCACCCTCGCCAGCTACCTCGTCGAGGGCGGCCCGTCCCGGGACCTGCTGCGCACCAAGGCCCTCATGCACGCCGACCCGCAGCTGTGGCACGACCTCGCCGCCCGCCTGGCCCGGATCACCGGGACCTTCCTGCGCGCGCAGGTCCTGGCCGGCGCCTCGGCGGTGCAGCTGTTCGACTCCTGGGTGGGCTCGGTGCCGCTGACCACCTACACCGACCTCGTGGCCCCCCACTCGGCCGCCGCCCTCGCCCACGTCGCGGACCTCGACGTGCCCCGCACCCACTTCGGCACCGGCACCGGTGAGCTCCTGGGCGCCATGGCCGCCATCGACGGCGGCGTCGACGTCCTCGGCGTCGACTTCCGCGTGCCCCTCGACGTCGGCGCCGCCCGCGGCCGCGCGGGCGCCGGGCGCCCCGTCGCCGTGCAGGGCAACCTCGACCCGGCCCTGCTGTTCGCCCCCTGGGACGTCCTGCGCGCCGACCTGCACCGCATCCTCGCCGAGGGCGAGCGCGCCGGGGCCGGGCACGTCGTCAACCTCGGCCACGGCGTGCCGCCCACCGCCGACCCCGACGTCCTGCAGCGCGTCGTCGAGGAGGTCCACGCGTGGCGGGGATGA
- a CDS encoding DUF3000 domain-containing protein, with protein sequence MSVRRGRPGPAAPVLPSAFEAAVAAVREVRLRSEVVLTEVPAPARIAPHAWAVAGDVVVDGDELATGRFILLHDPSSPQEWGGPFRVVTYARADLEAELGADPMLGAVGWSWLEDGLAGAGALASEVGGTVTRVLSEGYGALADREASVDVELRASWTPQDPDQLPAHLRAWGELVCTVAGLPPLPDGVASLGRRTR encoded by the coding sequence GTGAGCGTGCGCCGAGGACGACCGGGACCGGCTGCGCCCGTCCTCCCGTCAGCCTTCGAGGCGGCGGTGGCGGCGGTGCGCGAGGTCCGCCTGCGCTCGGAGGTCGTGCTGACCGAGGTGCCGGCCCCGGCGCGGATCGCCCCGCACGCGTGGGCGGTGGCCGGTGACGTCGTGGTCGACGGCGACGAGCTCGCGACGGGGCGCTTCATCCTGCTGCACGACCCCTCCTCCCCGCAGGAGTGGGGTGGGCCGTTCCGCGTCGTGACCTACGCCCGGGCCGACCTGGAGGCCGAGCTGGGCGCGGACCCGATGCTGGGTGCGGTGGGCTGGTCGTGGCTGGAGGACGGGCTCGCCGGGGCCGGGGCCCTGGCCTCGGAGGTCGGCGGGACGGTCACGCGGGTGCTCTCGGAGGGCTACGGCGCGCTGGCCGACCGGGAGGCGTCGGTGGACGTGGAGCTGCGGGCGTCGTGGACGCCGCAGGACCCCGACCAGCTGCCCGCCCACCTGCGCGCGTGGGGCGAGCTGGTGTGCACGGTGGCGGGTCTGCCGCCCCTGCCGGACGGCGTCGCCTCCCTCGGTCGCCGCACCCGCTGA
- a CDS encoding response regulator transcription factor, producing MTALVERPGMAVPSRLGRFAALVAVADPAVRESVTRTLRMLGAVNVEHATSVAQARAMARTGPRALFIADAGLPDGSGAQLVSELRSAGWNRCVVLSSNADPFAVRGAVAAGVRCYLVTTRPEGVGFEGRGGENGVDSLSEREVEVLQHVADGRSNKDTGALLGLSALTVKSHLARIARKLGTGDRAEMVAITLRAGVIQ from the coding sequence GTGACTGCGCTCGTCGAACGCCCCGGGATGGCCGTACCTTCCCGTCTCGGCCGCTTCGCGGCCCTGGTCGCCGTCGCGGACCCCGCGGTGCGCGAATCCGTGACGCGCACGCTGCGCATGCTCGGCGCCGTGAACGTCGAGCACGCCACGAGCGTGGCCCAGGCGCGGGCGATGGCCCGCACCGGCCCGCGCGCGCTGTTCATCGCCGACGCGGGTCTGCCCGACGGTTCGGGGGCCCAGCTGGTCTCCGAGCTGCGCTCGGCGGGCTGGAACCGCTGCGTGGTGCTGTCCTCGAACGCGGACCCGTTCGCGGTGCGCGGCGCGGTCGCGGCCGGGGTGCGCTGCTACCTGGTGACCACCCGGCCCGAGGGTGTCGGGTTCGAGGGCCGCGGCGGGGAGAACGGCGTGGACTCGCTGTCCGAGCGCGAGGTCGAGGTGCTGCAGCACGTGGCCGACGGCCGCTCGAACAAGGACACCGGCGCCCTGCTGGGGCTGTCCGCGCTGACGGTCAAGAGCCACCTGGCCCGCATCGCCCGCAAGCTCGGCACCGGTGACCGCGCCGAGATGGTGGCCATCACGCTGCGCGCCGGAGTGATCCAGTAG
- a CDS encoding HRDC domain-containing protein, whose protein sequence is MTSTPTEPDQVDEPELPLLSAPSGGLPPVVTDEAALAQVVAAFAAGSGPVAVDAERASGYRYGQRAFLVQLRREGAGTALIDPAALPDLSALGAALEGVEWVLHAANQDLPCLAELGMRPTSLFDTELGSRIAGLPRVGLGAVVEELLGLRLAKEHSAVDWSTRPLPEPWLTYAALDVEVLVRLRDVLAERLAAQGKLQWALEEFAAVAAAPPPTPPAEPWRRVSGLHAVRSRRQLAVVRELWSARDAEARQKDTSPGRLLPDSAIVAAARAVPRTPQALAATPGFTGRASRSRLDVWFEAVARGAALPEADLPAHTPRSDGPPPPRAWAAKDPLAAARLSAARAVVTDLAAGHGLPVENLLQPDALRRVVWAPPSPLDADGVRAALAARGARAWQLDLVSAPVARAMAEATVETPVEAGTDPQVAQEF, encoded by the coding sequence GTGACTTCGACGCCGACAGAGCCGGACCAGGTCGACGAGCCTGAGCTCCCGCTGCTGTCGGCACCCTCCGGCGGTCTGCCGCCGGTCGTGACCGACGAGGCCGCGCTGGCGCAGGTGGTCGCCGCGTTCGCGGCCGGGTCCGGGCCGGTGGCCGTGGACGCCGAGCGGGCGTCGGGGTACCGGTACGGGCAGCGCGCGTTCCTGGTCCAGCTGCGCCGCGAGGGCGCGGGGACGGCGCTGATCGACCCGGCGGCGCTGCCGGACCTGTCGGCGCTGGGCGCGGCGCTGGAGGGCGTCGAGTGGGTGCTGCACGCGGCCAACCAGGACCTGCCGTGCCTGGCCGAGCTGGGGATGCGGCCGACGTCGTTGTTCGACACCGAACTCGGCTCGCGCATCGCCGGCCTGCCGCGGGTGGGTCTGGGGGCGGTCGTCGAGGAGCTGCTGGGGTTGCGGCTGGCCAAGGAGCACTCGGCGGTGGACTGGTCGACGCGGCCGTTGCCCGAACCGTGGCTGACGTACGCGGCCCTCGACGTCGAGGTGCTCGTGCGCCTGCGCGACGTGCTCGCCGAGCGCCTCGCGGCGCAGGGCAAGCTGCAGTGGGCGCTGGAGGAGTTCGCGGCCGTCGCGGCCGCTCCCCCGCCGACCCCGCCGGCCGAACCCTGGCGGCGCGTCTCGGGGCTGCACGCGGTGCGCTCGCGCCGGCAGCTGGCGGTCGTGCGGGAGCTGTGGTCGGCCCGGGACGCCGAGGCCCGGCAGAAGGACACCTCCCCGGGCCGGTTGCTGCCGGACTCGGCGATCGTGGCGGCGGCGCGGGCGGTGCCGCGCACGCCGCAGGCGCTGGCCGCGACGCCGGGCTTCACCGGCCGGGCGTCGCGCTCGCGGCTGGACGTGTGGTTCGAGGCCGTGGCCCGGGGGGCGGCGCTGCCCGAGGCCGACCTGCCGGCCCACACCCCGCGCAGCGACGGACCGCCACCGCCGCGGGCCTGGGCGGCCAAGGACCCGCTGGCCGCGGCGCGGCTGAGCGCGGCGCGCGCGGTGGTGACGGACCTGGCCGCCGGGCACGGGCTGCCGGTGGAGAACCTCCTGCAGCCGGACGCGCTGCGGCGGGTGGTGTGGGCCCCGCCGTCGCCGTTGGACGCCGACGGGGTGCGGGCTGCGCTGGCGGCGCGCGGCGCCCGCGCGTGGCAGCTGGACCTCGTGAGCGCTCCCGTGGCGCGGGCCATGGCCGAGGCCACCGTCGAGACCCCCGTCGAGGCCGGCACCGATCCCCAGGTCGCCCAGGAGTTCTAG
- a CDS encoding ATP-binding protein, translated as MERLTLDAHLSAAAMARHWVCDHCPDEHLPAARRWIAELLTSELVQNALDHGRAPVTLSLTHDDEGILVGITDGEGSGPRLLPQTPQAVDGRGIALVDALATAWGVYGSDDGVEGTDGSHGWPQPRDDAPAAKTVWFHLATR; from the coding sequence GTGGAACGTCTCACCCTTGACGCGCACCTGTCGGCCGCGGCGATGGCGCGGCACTGGGTCTGCGACCACTGCCCCGACGAGCACCTGCCCGCTGCGCGCCGGTGGATCGCCGAGCTGCTCACGAGCGAACTCGTCCAGAACGCCCTCGACCACGGCCGCGCCCCGGTGACGCTGTCGTTGACGCACGACGACGAGGGCATCCTCGTGGGCATCACCGACGGCGAGGGCAGCGGGCCGCGCCTGCTGCCGCAGACGCCGCAGGCCGTGGACGGACGTGGGATCGCCCTGGTCGACGCGCTCGCGACGGCGTGGGGCGTCTACGGCAGCGACGACGGGGTCGAGGGGACCGACGGGTCGCACGGGTGGCCGCAGCCGCGCGACGACGCCCCCGCGGCGAAGACGGTCTGGTTCCACCTCGCGACACGCTGA
- a CDS encoding OsmC family protein, with amino-acid sequence MTTISATTRPVAGTATAIGSCGGHSLVVDRPEGAAGGTGTGFNGGQLLALALAGCLANDLRYVADDPHDPRLDTVEVHVDVEVEDGTVTGARVRFGGEADPDVVAAAVRRSTVLAALRTGFAVDGA; translated from the coding sequence ATGACGACGATCAGCGCGACCACCCGGCCGGTGGCCGGCACCGCCACCGCGATCGGCAGCTGCGGCGGGCACTCGCTCGTGGTGGACCGTCCCGAGGGAGCCGCCGGCGGCACCGGCACGGGGTTCAACGGCGGCCAGCTCCTGGCGCTTGCCCTGGCGGGCTGCCTGGCCAACGACCTGCGCTACGTGGCCGACGACCCGCACGACCCGCGGCTGGACACCGTCGAGGTCCACGTCGACGTGGAGGTCGAGGACGGCACGGTCACCGGCGCCCGGGTGCGGTTCGGGGGCGAGGCGGACCCGGACGTCGTGGCCGCCGCCGTGCGGCGTTCGACGGTGCTGGCCGCCCTGCGGACCGGGTTCGCGGTGGACGGCGCGTGA